The following proteins come from a genomic window of Ictalurus furcatus strain D&B chromosome 12, Billie_1.0, whole genome shotgun sequence:
- the eif3d gene encoding eukaryotic translation initiation factor 3 subunit D, which translates to MAKFLAPVIQDNPSGWGPCAVPEKFKDMPYQPFSKGDRLGKVADWTGATYQDKRYTNKYSSQFGGGSQYAYFHEEDETSFQLVDTAKTQKSAYQRNRMRFAQRNLRRDKDRRNLTQFNLQTLPKSAKQKERDRMRLQKKFQKQFGVRQKWDQKSQAQLKPRDSSVEVRSDWEVKEEMDFPRLMKMRYMEVADPSDIECCGALEYYDKAFDRVTTRNEKPLKSIKRIFHTVTTTDDPVIRKLAKTQGNVFATDAILATLMCCTRSVNSWDIIVQRVGNKLFFDKRDNSDFDLLTVSETANEPPQEEGNSLNSPRNLAMEATYINHNFSQQCLRVGGERHKFPNSNPFVEEDMDKSEVASVAYRYRRWKLGEDIDLIVRCEHDGVMTGANGELSFINVKALNEWDSRYCNGVDWRQKLDSQRGAVLATELKNNSYKLARWTCCALLAGSEYLKLGYVSRYHVKDSARHVILGTQQFKPNEFASQINLSMENAWGILRCVIDICRKLDEGKYLILKDPNKQVIRIYSLPDGTFSTDEDEDEEEEDEEEDEEDEEN; encoded by the exons ATGGCGAAGTTCCTGGCCCCGGTGATTCAGGATAACCCCTCAGGATGGGGTCCCTGCGCTGTTCCCGAGAAGTTTAAGGACATGCCGTACCAGCCCTTCAGCAAAGGGGACCGTCTGGGCAAG GTGGCAGACTGGACTGGAGCGACCTACCAGGATAAAAGATACACAA ATAAGTACTCATCCCAGTTTGGAGGAGGAAGTCAGTATGCTTATTTCCATGAGGAGGATGAAACTAGCTTCCAGCTGGTGGACACTGCCAAAACCCAGAAATCGGCCTACCAGAGGAACCGCATGCGCTTCGCCCAG AGGAACCTGCGTCGGGATAAGGACCGCAGGAATCTCACGCAGTTCAACCTGCAGACTCTGCCTAAGAGCGCcaaacagaaggaaagagaCCGCATGCGCCTGCAGAAGAAGTTCCAGAAGCAATTTGGAGTTCGTCAGAAGTGGGACCAGAAGTCACAG GCCCAGCTAAAGCCCAGGGATTCATCAGTGGAGGTGCGTAGTGACTGGGAGGTGAAGGAAGAGATGGACTTCCCTCGCCTCATGAAGATGAGATACATGGAGGTGGCTGATCCTTCTGACAT TGAGTGCTGTGGTGCCCTGGAGTACTACGATAAAGCGTTCGATCGCGTCACCACCCGCAACGAGAAACCACTAAAGAGCATTAAAAGGATCTTCcacaccgtcaccaccaccgaTGACCCTGTCATCCGTAAG CTGGCTAAGACTCAGGGCAATGTCTTCGCCACCGATGCCATCCTGGCCACGCTGATGTGCTGCACACGCTCAGTGAACTCCTGGGACATCATTGTGCAGCGTGTTGGAAACAAGCTCTTCTTCGACAAGAGAGACAACTCCGACTTTG ATCTGCTCACGGTCAGCGAAACGGCAAACGAACCTCCTCAGGAGGAAGGAAACTCCCTGAACTCCCCTCGTAACCTAGCCATGGAGGCCACATACATCAACCACAATTTCAGCCAGCAGTGCCTGCGCGTG GGAGGAGAGAGGCACAAGTTCCCTAACTCGAACCCATTCGTAGAGGAGGATATGGATAAGAGCGAGGTGGCGTCTGTAGCATACAG gtaCCGGAGGTGGAAACTTGGAGAGGATATTGATCTGATTGTGCGCTGTGAGCATGACGGTGTGATGACCGGAGCAAACGGGGAGCTCTCCTTCATCAATGTTAAAGCTCTCAATGAGTGGGACTCGCGG TATTGTAACGGAGTGGACTGGCGTCAGAAGCTGGACTCTCAGAGAGGAGCCGTGTTAGCCACAGAGCTGAAGAACAACAGCTACAAACTGGCGCGCTGGACCTGCTGCGCCCTGCTGGCGGGCTCAGAGTATCTCAAACTGGG TTACGTTTCCCGCTACCACGTGAAAGACTCTGCGCGTCATGTGATCCTGGGCACGCAGCAATTCAAGCCCAACGAGTTTGCAAGCCAGATCAACCTGAGCATGGAGAACGCATGGGGCATCTTGCGCTGCGTCATCGACATCTGCCGCAAACTGGACGAGGGCAAGTACCTCATCCTCAAAGACCCCAATAAG
- the LOC128616246 gene encoding protein CutA homolog isoform X1, with protein sequence MQFGLPPAETVQGRLLKAFCVTVFLSVLMLPLLRTVGLRAFSMATEAYSSGTHSAAFVTCPNDTVAKELARGIVEKKLAACVNIVPKITSIYEWQGKIEEDSEVLLMIKTRTTKISALAEYVRSNHPYEVAEVISLPIHQGNPPYLKWIGDIVPE encoded by the exons ATGCAGTTTGGACTGCCACCTGCAGAGACAGTGCAAGGAAGACTGTTAAAAGCTTTCTGTGTG ACAGTGTTTCTGAGCGTGTTGATGCTCCCGCTGCTGAGGACTGTAGGATTGCGTGCGTTCTCCATGGCGACCGAAGCGTATTCCTCCGGGACTCACTCTGCAGCTTTCGTCACCTGCCCCAATGACACCGTGGCCAAAGAACTGGCCAG GGGGATAGTGGAGAAGAAACTGGCAGCGTGCGTGAACATAGTGCCGAAAATCACATCAAT ATATGAATGGCAAGGAAAGATTGAAGAAGACAGTGAAGTGTTGCTG aTGATTAAGACAAGGACTACAAAGATCTCTGCTCTCGCTGAATATGTTAG GTCTAATCATCCGTACGAAGTGGCTGAGGTCATTAGCTTGCCCATTCATCAGGGAAACCCTCCCTACCTGAAGTGGATTGGAGAcattgtgcctgaataa
- the LOC128616246 gene encoding protein CutA homolog isoform X2, with protein sequence MLPLLRTVGLRAFSMATEAYSSGTHSAAFVTCPNDTVAKELARGIVEKKLAACVNIVPKITSIYEWQGKIEEDSEVLLMIKTRTTKISALAEYVRSNHPYEVAEVISLPIHQGNPPYLKWIGDIVPE encoded by the exons ATGCTCCCGCTGCTGAGGACTGTAGGATTGCGTGCGTTCTCCATGGCGACCGAAGCGTATTCCTCCGGGACTCACTCTGCAGCTTTCGTCACCTGCCCCAATGACACCGTGGCCAAAGAACTGGCCAG GGGGATAGTGGAGAAGAAACTGGCAGCGTGCGTGAACATAGTGCCGAAAATCACATCAAT ATATGAATGGCAAGGAAAGATTGAAGAAGACAGTGAAGTGTTGCTG aTGATTAAGACAAGGACTACAAAGATCTCTGCTCTCGCTGAATATGTTAG GTCTAATCATCCGTACGAAGTGGCTGAGGTCATTAGCTTGCCCATTCATCAGGGAAACCCTCCCTACCTGAAGTGGATTGGAGAcattgtgcctgaataa
- the si:zfos-169g10.2 gene encoding somatostatin receptor type 5, translating to METPNRIPVSGFTKPWGNNSVLSGNLGLSQATVSPPPPNDTFLLNGSLQNWTESYNTGFMPSVAGILIPLIYIIVCVVGLGGNTLVIHIVLRYSQTQSVTNIYILNLAIADELFMLGLPFLAVQNALLSWPFGSLMCRLVMTVDAINQFTSIFCLTVMSIDRYLAVVHPLRSSRWRQPRVAKAVNVTVWAISFVVVLPVVVFADVLEDDGNCSIVWPEPAEVWKAAFIVYTATVGFFGPLLVICMCYLLIVIKVRSSGRRVRATSIRRRKSERKITRMVVIVVAVFVFCWLPFYILNIVNLLVLLPGEFRGLYYFVVVLSYANSCANPILYGFLSDNFKRGFRKALCRSTRRVENQDLQQGTVGNHTLPLEEMKKDLELTDCLKESCKQIQQKCVEEEEEVQEADMGYMENGTQMTEICRSVKNGCRHRQCEGTRTIVSCMVDAKEAGPSNGNRTGENGDYISPTFGHVVSFNGSQRGSIRPVAEELGDTVLEISYL from the coding sequence ATGGAGACACCAAATCGGATCCCAGTATCTGGATTCACAAAACCATGGGGCAACAATTCTGTTCTCTCAGGCAATTTGGGCTTGTCTCAGGCAACTGTCTCCCCTCCACCCCCAAATGATACCTTCCTCCTCAATGGGTCTCTGCAGAACTGGACGGAGAGCTACAACACCGGTTTCATGCCAAGTGTTGCTGGAATCCTCATTCCTCTTATCTATATAATAGTCTGCGTGGTTGGTTTAGGGGGCAACACCTTGGTCATCCACATCGTCTTGCGCTACTCTCAGACCCAGTCTGTGACaaacatctatatcctgaacCTGGCCATAGCTGACGAGCTTTTCATGCTTGGCCTTCCCTTTCTGGCTGTCCAAAATGCTCTTTTGTCCTGGCCATTTGGGTCACTGATGTGCCGCCTGGTTATGACTGTGGATGCCATCAACCAGTTCACCAGCATCTTCTGCCTGACCGTAATGAGTATCGACCGCTACTTGGCAGTGGTACATCCTCTCCGGTCTTCCAGGTGGCGCCAACCTCGAGTGGCCAAGGCAGTCAATGTCACAGTATGGGCAATATCCTTTGTAGTCGTTCTTCCAGTTGTGGTTTTTGCTGATGTGTTAGAGGACGACGGGAACTGTAGCATAGTATGGCCTGAACCTGCAGAAGTCTGGAAAGCTGCGTTTATTGTTTACACAGCAACTGTAGGATTCTTTGGCCCTCTGCTAGTCATCTGCATGTGCTACCTGCTCATCGTAATCAAGGTCCGCAGCTCTGGACGTAGAGTACGAGCCACGTCCATCCGGCGGCGTAAATCTGAGCGGAAGATAACACGAATGGTGGTGATTGTGGtagctgtgtttgtgttctgttgGCTACCGTTCTACATATTAAACATCGTCAACCTGCTAGTGCTGCTTCCGGGAGAGTTCCGGGGCTTGTATTACTTTGTGGTGGTCCTTTCATATGCCAACAGCTGTGCCAACCCCATTCTGTACGGATTCCTCTCTGACAACTTCAAGCGAGGTTTCCGGAAAGCTCTGTGTCGCTCGACCAGGCGAGTGGAAAACCAGGATCTACAACAGGGGACTGTCGGAAACCACACTCTGCCCCTAGAGGAAATGAAAAAGGACCTTGAGCTGACAGACTGCCTGAAAGAATCCTGCAAACAAATACAGCAAAAGTGTgtggaagaagaggaagaagttcAGGAAGCAGATATGGGTTACATGGAGAATGGCACCCAAATGACGGAAATCTGTAGATCTGTAAAGAATGGCTGCAGACATAGGCAATGTGAGGGCACTAGGACCATAGTCTCATGCATGGTTGATGCCAAGGAAGCAGGACCAAGTAATGGAAACAGAACTGGGGAAAATGGGGACTATATTAGTCCAACCTTTGGACATGTTGTTAGTTTCAATGGGTCTCAGAGAGGAAGCATCAGACCAGTGGCAGAGGAATTAGGAGACACTGTTCTGGAAATTAGTTATTTGTAA